In the Clostridium beijerinckii genome, one interval contains:
- a CDS encoding PTS system mannose/fructose/N-acetylgalactosamine-transporter subunit IIB translates to MLNIVLTRIDDRLIHGQVATAWSKITKATKIIVVDDAVAQDSFMQMVLKSAAPSSLKVEIYGVDDAVEILNKDDDGEKILVLVKAPMTVLSLVKAGIGIKELNLGGMGARQGRKQLYKNISVSDEEREAFIELIRCGVNVFMQIVPDAKQIALDKLLKK, encoded by the coding sequence ATGTTAAATATTGTTCTTACAAGAATTGATGATAGGCTAATTCATGGTCAAGTTGCAACTGCATGGTCTAAAATTACAAAGGCAACTAAAATTATAGTAGTAGACGATGCAGTAGCACAAGATTCATTTATGCAAATGGTTCTAAAATCTGCAGCACCTAGTTCACTTAAAGTGGAGATATATGGAGTAGATGATGCAGTTGAAATTTTAAATAAAGATGACGATGGTGAGAAAATATTGGTTTTAGTTAAAGCTCCTATGACTGTCCTTAGCCTTGTAAAAGCAGGAATTGGAATTAAGGAGTTAAATCTTGGAGGAATGGGTGCAAGGCAAGGAAGAAAACAATTATATAAAAATATTTCAGTTTCTGATGAAGAAAGAGAAGCATTTATAGAGCTTATAAGATGTGGTGTGAATGTTTTTATGCAAATTGTTCCTGATGCAAAACAAATAGCATTAGATAAATTATTAAAGAAATAA
- a CDS encoding sn-glycerol-1-phosphate dehydrogenase — translation MELNINNVSDLKIDDFLKSGLKCTCGKAHNIGLERVLIEKDAIKKVPDILRDLGFKNSLVVADKNTYKAAGNQVETALKEGKFEYKKFIFEPEDDLVPDESALGKLFMQFDKDVDVILTIGSGTLNDLGKFISHKLDISSVIVATAPSMDGFASNGSALIVENLKTTYQVDVPKAIIGDVNILKDAPMEMILAGFGDIVGKYSALNDWKLSKIINKEYYCDVTVKMVEDSIQKCMDNSEKMINRDETAIKNLMEALVLTGIAMSFVGNSRPASGSEHHLAHYLEMMFLFEGKKAVLHGTKVGISTIITTKLREILSEYELNFDQAINSAKLFDQDQWEKNIKQFYGKAAPEIIKTAAKEKRNSIESRLERISSIRENINEIKDVIKDIPTAEEIKAILKRVGAAAEPEDVGIELKIMLDAIVMAKEVRPRYTILSFLGDLDLLDEFSYKIKNYLAERV, via the coding sequence ATGGAGTTAAATATAAACAATGTCAGTGATTTAAAAATAGATGATTTTTTAAAAAGTGGGTTAAAATGCACATGTGGTAAAGCACATAATATAGGTTTAGAACGTGTATTAATAGAAAAAGATGCAATTAAAAAAGTGCCTGATATATTAAGAGATCTAGGATTTAAAAATTCATTAGTTGTAGCGGATAAAAATACTTATAAAGCAGCTGGAAATCAAGTTGAGACTGCATTGAAAGAAGGAAAATTTGAGTATAAAAAATTTATATTTGAACCAGAGGATGACCTTGTTCCTGATGAAAGTGCTTTAGGTAAACTATTTATGCAATTTGATAAAGATGTAGATGTTATTTTAACAATAGGCTCAGGTACATTAAATGATTTAGGCAAATTTATTAGTCATAAATTAGATATTTCATCAGTTATTGTGGCTACTGCACCATCTATGGATGGTTTTGCATCAAATGGTTCTGCATTAATAGTTGAAAATCTTAAAACTACTTATCAAGTTGATGTTCCTAAAGCAATTATCGGAGATGTTAATATACTAAAAGATGCGCCTATGGAAATGATTCTAGCTGGATTTGGTGATATTGTTGGAAAGTATTCTGCATTAAATGATTGGAAACTCAGCAAGATTATAAATAAAGAATATTATTGTGATGTAACAGTTAAAATGGTAGAGGATTCTATACAAAAATGTATGGATAATTCGGAGAAAATGATAAATAGAGATGAAACAGCAATAAAAAATCTAATGGAAGCATTAGTTCTAACTGGAATTGCTATGAGCTTTGTTGGCAATTCAAGACCTGCTTCGGGATCAGAACATCATTTAGCTCATTATCTAGAAATGATGTTTTTATTTGAAGGCAAAAAAGCTGTACTTCATGGAACAAAGGTGGGAATATCTACAATCATAACTACGAAATTACGTGAAATCTTATCTGAATATGAACTTAATTTTGATCAAGCTATTAATAGTGCTAAGTTATTTGATCAGGACCAATGGGAGAAAAATATTAAACAATTTTATGGGAAAGCAGCACCTGAAATTATTAAAACAGCCGCAAAAGAAAAAAGGAATTCTATAGAAAGCAGATTAGAAAGAATTAGCAGCATTAGAGAAAATATTAATGAAATAAAAGATGTTATTAAAGATATTCCGACAGCAGAGGAAATAAAAGCAATTCTCAAAAGAGTTGGCGCAGCAGCTGAACCAGAGGATGTTGGAATTGAGCTTAAAATAATGTTAGATGCAATAGTTATGGCTAAAGAGGTTAGGCCAAGATATACAATATTAAGCTTTTTAGGTGATTTGGATTTACTAGATGAATTTTCATATAAGATTAAAAATTATTTAGCTGAGAGGGTATAG
- a CDS encoding PTS sugar transporter subunit IIA, with amino-acid sequence MIGILLVTHGKFSEEILKSAELIVGKQDKILTLGLEHGDSIEVLGDKVRESIKLLESGQGVLVLADLLGGSPYNVVALNSNKVSDIKFKCITGVNLPMLLEAITMRESYELDELTRHCMEAGVMGVKELFNELNTLLK; translated from the coding sequence ATGATAGGAATTTTACTCGTCACTCACGGAAAATTTTCAGAAGAAATATTAAAAAGTGCTGAGCTTATTGTAGGAAAACAAGATAAGATATTAACTTTAGGACTTGAACATGGAGATAGTATCGAAGTACTAGGAGACAAAGTTAGAGAATCAATTAAATTATTAGAAAGTGGTCAAGGTGTTTTAGTACTGGCAGATCTGTTAGGTGGAAGTCCTTATAATGTTGTTGCTTTAAATTCAAATAAAGTAAGTGATATTAAATTTAAATGTATAACAGGCGTTAATTTACCTATGTTACTTGAGGCAATTACTATGAGAGAATCTTATGAGTTAGATGAATTGACTAGGCATTGCATGGAAGCAGGAGTTATGGGAGTAAAAGAATTATTTAATGAATTAAATACATTATTAAAATAA
- the cls gene encoding cardiolipin synthase, whose amino-acid sequence MNILLGLTVITLVLNILFSLSLVFIERKDPTTTWAWILILMILPGLGFVIYIMFGQNLSRQKIFKEKIKFDEKKRKNLNDTYKSNRHGHDGGEKFADLRRLNFNNSGVKYTTNNKIDVYVNGKEKFSQLIEDIKNAKKFIHVEYYIFRGDTIGKQILDELTKKVKSGLEVRLLLDSMGSRKLRKKVLREYLNAGGKFSLFFPGILPHINTRINYRNHRKIVVIDGQYGYVGGFNVGKEYISEDPEVGFWRDTHVRIEGEAVNALNERFLLDWCHASGEKIIDYNKYAKEFKKDLGDVGIQIVTSGPDHKEEYIRNAYLKLINNAKNNLYLETPYLVLDSPILESLKISALSGVDVRIIIPGKPDHFFMQWAASSYVGELLEAGVKIYSYQNGFIHAKTIVADGLVMSIGTANLDIRSFKLNFEVNAFIYDDRIAKDGEKQFIKDMECSEEITREIYDGRSLSLKIKESLIRLVSPIL is encoded by the coding sequence ATGAACATACTTTTAGGCTTAACAGTTATAACTTTAGTTTTAAATATACTTTTTTCTTTATCATTAGTGTTTATAGAAAGAAAAGATCCTACAACAACATGGGCATGGATCTTAATATTAATGATTTTACCTGGCCTTGGATTTGTGATTTACATCATGTTTGGTCAAAATCTAAGCAGGCAAAAGATTTTTAAAGAAAAAATAAAGTTTGATGAAAAGAAGAGAAAGAACTTAAACGATACATATAAATCCAATAGACACGGTCATGATGGCGGAGAAAAATTTGCTGATTTAAGGAGGCTAAATTTTAATAATTCTGGCGTAAAATACACTACTAATAATAAAATTGATGTATATGTAAATGGAAAAGAAAAATTTAGTCAGTTAATTGAAGACATAAAAAATGCTAAAAAGTTTATTCATGTTGAATATTATATATTTAGAGGAGATACTATTGGAAAACAGATACTTGATGAACTAACTAAGAAAGTTAAAAGTGGATTAGAGGTTAGATTGTTATTAGATAGTATGGGATCACGCAAGCTAAGAAAAAAAGTTCTTAGGGAATACTTGAATGCAGGTGGGAAGTTTTCACTGTTTTTTCCAGGAATTTTACCGCATATAAATACTCGTATAAATTATAGAAATCACAGAAAAATAGTTGTTATTGATGGTCAGTACGGCTATGTTGGAGGTTTTAATGTTGGAAAAGAGTATATAAGTGAGGATCCAGAAGTTGGTTTTTGGAGAGATACCCATGTAAGAATAGAAGGAGAAGCAGTTAATGCATTAAATGAAAGATTTTTACTGGATTGGTGCCATGCATCTGGTGAAAAAATAATTGATTATAATAAATATGCAAAAGAATTCAAGAAAGACTTAGGGGATGTGGGAATACAGATTGTAACTAGTGGTCCGGATCACAAGGAAGAATATATAAGAAATGCTTATTTAAAATTAATTAATAATGCTAAGAATAATTTGTATTTGGAAACTCCATATTTAGTCCTTGATTCGCCAATATTGGAATCATTAAAAATCTCTGCATTATCAGGAGTAGATGTACGGATTATAATACCGGGAAAACCAGATCATTTCTTTATGCAGTGGGCAGCAAGTTCTTATGTGGGAGAATTATTAGAAGCTGGTGTTAAAATATATAGTTATCAAAATGGATTTATTCATGCAAAAACCATAGTAGCTGATGGGTTAGTAATGAGTATAGGAACAGCTAATTTAGACATTAGAAGTTTTAAGCTTAACTTTGAAGTTAATGCATTTATTTATGACGATAGAATTGCAAAGGATGGAGAAAAGCAGTTTATAAAGGACATGGAGTGCTCAGAAGAGATAACTAGGGAAATATACGATGGTAGGAGTTTGTCTCTCAAAATTAAAGAGTCCTTAATTAGATTGGTATCGCCTATATTATAG
- a CDS encoding MFS transporter, with protein MKSKEKFYYSLTTYINYGVTSIVTTFYVPYLNQVVGLSLSEVGTVVSIGALFAILSQQFLVSKFSMRKNKKRFIIIHLCALIGMIVFLMSVNKTIIYFYAALYGIIVQTIGNVYEVYVEEIAVRKNVEYSEIRKWGSIGFGCVVLLSGTIILKYGFKTMHIIGIIMSCIVILLIAMKFKNIEADGNPNRGKLIAVFKNKNSVILGIINILIIGTYTAIEFAYSTYLIEITGNEDLANSIYSKSIFSRVCVEFISFMLVGKYLKDKKPKKYLIIAFLIGTTRILLFSTGSIPLVVLGDQLHGLMYGCYLTFLFKYIREVVDDELVAGTYSFVSVLGSAGANFVYPHMFSTIQRNFGYTAMYLVGFSIMVISLLVSIKILPKGKQSIKQL; from the coding sequence ATGAAAAGCAAAGAAAAGTTTTATTATTCCCTGACTACTTATATAAATTATGGAGTAACGAGTATAGTGACTACTTTTTATGTGCCATATTTGAATCAAGTAGTTGGATTATCATTAAGTGAAGTTGGAACTGTAGTATCTATAGGAGCATTATTTGCAATTCTTTCCCAGCAATTTTTAGTAAGTAAATTTTCGATGAGAAAAAACAAAAAAAGATTTATTATCATACATTTATGCGCACTTATTGGAATGATAGTATTTTTAATGTCTGTTAACAAGACTATCATATATTTTTATGCAGCTCTTTATGGAATTATAGTACAAACAATTGGAAATGTATATGAAGTATATGTTGAGGAAATAGCAGTTAGAAAAAATGTAGAGTATTCAGAAATAAGAAAATGGGGATCCATAGGATTTGGGTGCGTAGTTTTATTAAGTGGAACTATAATTTTAAAATATGGATTTAAAACTATGCATATAATAGGAATCATAATGTCATGTATAGTTATATTATTAATAGCTATGAAGTTTAAAAATATTGAAGCAGATGGAAATCCAAATAGGGGAAAATTAATTGCTGTATTTAAAAATAAAAATTCAGTAATTCTCGGAATAATTAATATCTTAATCATAGGAACGTATACCGCAATAGAATTTGCATATTCAACATATTTAATTGAAATAACGGGGAATGAGGATCTAGCTAACTCTATATATAGTAAATCAATATTTTCAAGGGTATGCGTTGAATTTATATCATTCATGCTTGTAGGAAAGTATCTAAAGGATAAAAAGCCTAAGAAATATTTAATAATAGCATTTCTTATAGGAACTACTAGAATACTTTTATTTTCAACAGGTTCAATACCTTTAGTTGTTTTAGGCGATCAATTACATGGTCTAATGTATGGTTGTTATTTAACATTTTTATTTAAATACATAAGAGAAGTAGTTGATGACGAACTAGTTGCTGGTACATATTCATTTGTTAGCGTGCTGGGATCAGCAGGAGCTAACTTTGTATATCCACATATGTTTAGTACAATCCAAAGAAATTTTGGATATACTGCAATGTATCTGGTTGGTTTCTCAATTATGGTAATTTCTTTGCTAGTTTCTATTAAGATTCTTCCTAAGGGCAAACAATCCATTAAGCAATTATAA
- the leuS gene encoding leucine--tRNA ligase, whose product MANYGTKIDEKWQKFWEENEVYKFNPENSGKKLYTLEMFSYPSGAQLHAGHWFNYGPTDSWARLKRMQGYNVFQPMGFDAFGLPAENYAIKTGIHPQDSTLKNIETMEKQLKSMGAMFNWENEVVTCLPDYYKWTQWLFLKLYEKGLAYRKKAPVNWCPSCNTVLANEQVVDGVCERCSTEVTKKDLTQWFFKITEYGDELLDKLDGLDWPEKTKSMQKHWIGRSYGAEVTFKVKGSDLKFDVFTTRVDTLNGVTYVVLAPENKLVDELTLPEYKAAVEEYKEAAAKQSEIERQSVSKEKTGVFTGSYAINPINGKIVPIWISDYVLATYGTGCVMAVPAHDERDFAFATKFNLPIERVITDKENTNPDLPYCEYGVLVNSGKFDGLTTDEAKKKIVEELEKDELGAMKKNFRLRDWLVSRQRYWGAPIPVIYCDDCGIVPVPEKDLPVKLPYNVEFTPDGKSPLGKCEDFVNTTCPHCGKPAKREADTLDTFVCSSFYYLRYVDNKNDDAPFDSEKVNKMLPVDKYVGGPEHACMHLLYARFITKALRDMGYLNFDEPFLSLTHQGLILGPDGLKMSKSKGNTISPDDYIKEYGADVFRMYLMFGFGYTEGGAWSDDGIKSVGKFVDRIERILENCRNIINSNESTKDSIDSAEKELNFWKHNTIKGVTEDGDKMQFNTAIARLMELTNALNKYTQENIKNANFLKETIVDFIKLLAPFAPHFAEEQWSLLGNNSTIFNEKWPEFNPAALVKDEVEIAIQINGKIKAKIMVASNLDEEGIKAASLENETIKENTEGKTIVKVIVIKGRLVNIVVK is encoded by the coding sequence ATGGCAAATTACGGAACAAAAATTGATGAAAAGTGGCAAAAATTTTGGGAGGAGAATGAGGTTTATAAATTTAATCCTGAAAATTCAGGTAAAAAACTCTATACATTAGAAATGTTTTCTTATCCATCAGGCGCTCAATTACATGCTGGTCACTGGTTTAACTATGGTCCAACAGATTCATGGGCAAGACTTAAGAGAATGCAAGGATATAATGTATTTCAACCAATGGGATTTGATGCCTTTGGATTACCTGCTGAAAATTATGCTATAAAAACTGGAATTCATCCTCAAGATTCTACTTTAAAGAATATTGAGACAATGGAAAAACAATTGAAATCTATGGGTGCTATGTTTAACTGGGAAAACGAAGTTGTTACTTGTCTTCCTGATTATTATAAATGGACTCAATGGCTATTTTTGAAACTTTACGAGAAAGGTCTAGCTTACAGAAAAAAAGCGCCTGTAAATTGGTGTCCATCATGCAATACAGTATTAGCTAATGAACAAGTTGTTGATGGTGTTTGTGAAAGATGTAGTACTGAAGTTACAAAGAAAGATCTTACTCAATGGTTCTTTAAAATAACTGAGTACGGCGATGAATTACTTGATAAATTAGATGGTTTAGATTGGCCTGAAAAAACAAAGTCTATGCAAAAGCACTGGATTGGAAGATCTTATGGTGCAGAGGTTACTTTCAAAGTTAAGGGTTCAGATTTGAAATTCGATGTATTTACTACAAGAGTTGATACTTTAAACGGTGTTACTTATGTAGTTCTAGCTCCTGAAAACAAATTAGTTGATGAGTTAACTCTTCCAGAGTATAAGGCTGCTGTTGAAGAATATAAGGAAGCTGCTGCAAAGCAATCTGAAATTGAAAGACAATCCGTTTCAAAAGAAAAGACAGGAGTATTCACAGGATCTTATGCTATTAACCCTATTAATGGAAAAATAGTTCCTATTTGGATTTCTGATTATGTATTGGCTACTTATGGTACAGGATGTGTTATGGCAGTTCCTGCTCATGATGAAAGAGATTTTGCTTTTGCAACAAAATTCAATTTACCAATCGAAAGAGTTATAACGGATAAAGAAAATACTAATCCAGACCTTCCATATTGCGAATATGGAGTACTTGTTAATTCAGGAAAATTCGATGGATTAACAACTGATGAAGCTAAAAAGAAAATCGTTGAAGAATTAGAAAAAGATGAATTAGGAGCAATGAAGAAAAACTTCAGATTAAGAGACTGGCTAGTTTCAAGACAAAGATATTGGGGTGCTCCAATTCCTGTTATATACTGTGATGATTGTGGAATAGTTCCAGTACCTGAAAAGGATCTTCCAGTGAAACTTCCTTACAATGTTGAATTTACACCAGATGGTAAATCACCATTAGGTAAATGTGAGGATTTTGTAAATACAACTTGTCCTCATTGTGGGAAGCCTGCAAAGAGAGAAGCTGATACTTTAGACACTTTTGTATGTTCATCTTTTTACTATTTAAGATATGTAGACAATAAAAACGATGATGCACCTTTTGATTCTGAAAAAGTCAACAAAATGCTTCCTGTAGACAAATATGTTGGTGGACCAGAACATGCTTGCATGCATTTATTATATGCTAGATTCATAACAAAAGCTTTAAGAGATATGGGATATTTAAACTTTGACGAACCATTCTTAAGCTTAACTCACCAAGGATTGATATTAGGACCAGATGGACTTAAAATGAGTAAATCAAAAGGAAATACTATTTCTCCTGATGATTATATTAAAGAATATGGCGCTGACGTATTTAGAATGTACTTAATGTTTGGATTTGGTTATACTGAAGGTGGAGCTTGGAGCGACGACGGAATAAAATCTGTTGGAAAATTCGTGGATAGAATTGAAAGAATCCTTGAAAATTGCAGAAATATAATAAATTCAAATGAGAGCACTAAGGATTCTATTGATTCAGCTGAAAAAGAATTAAACTTCTGGAAACATAATACTATTAAAGGTGTTACTGAAGACGGAGATAAAATGCAATTTAACACTGCGATAGCAAGACTTATGGAGCTTACAAATGCTCTTAATAAGTACACTCAAGAAAATATTAAAAACGCAAACTTCTTAAAAGAAACTATAGTTGATTTCATAAAACTACTTGCACCATTTGCTCCTCACTTTGCTGAAGAGCAATGGAGCTTACTTGGAAATAATTCAACAATCTTTAATGAAAAATGGCCAGAATTTAACCCTGCTGCTTTAGTTAAAGATGAAGTCGAAATTGCGATCCAAATAAATGGTAAAATAAAAGCTAAAATCATGGTAGCTTCTAATTTAGATGAAGAAGGTATAAAAGCTGCTTCATTAGAAAATGAGACTATTAAAGAAAATACTGAAGGTAAAACTATAGTTAAAGTGATTGTAATTAAAGGAAGACTTGTTAATATAGTTGTGAAATAA
- a CDS encoding PTS mannose/fructose/sorbose/N-acetylgalactosamine transporter subunit IIC, with product MHVTIFQAVLIGLFYYISWSPWFTYVGFFTFNRPLVAGLITGIILGQPLEGALIGAGINVIYLGFISAGGAQMGDPSFAGYAGTALAITSGLDVSTAMAIAVPLGTIATVLWIGKMTINSFFVHWADREVEKGNIDSLSLINTIPPQIVLFLLSFIPATLVVYFGPDAVSGMLSVMNDSVLHVFNVIGAMLPALGIAMNLKLIGNSFTMPFFVLGIIMSVYFKLDIVIISIIGLVIALTVTAIKGNNSSPNNA from the coding sequence ATGCATGTTACGATTTTTCAAGCGGTATTAATAGGGTTATTTTACTATATTTCATGGAGTCCATGGTTTACTTATGTTGGATTTTTTACATTTAATAGGCCTTTAGTAGCAGGACTAATAACAGGAATAATATTAGGACAACCTTTAGAGGGAGCATTAATAGGTGCAGGTATAAATGTTATATATTTAGGATTTATATCAGCAGGTGGAGCTCAAATGGGGGATCCATCATTTGCAGGATATGCAGGTACTGCATTAGCTATAACTTCTGGTTTAGATGTATCAACTGCTATGGCAATCGCAGTTCCACTTGGAACTATAGCTACAGTATTATGGATAGGAAAAATGACAATCAACTCATTTTTTGTTCATTGGGCTGATAGAGAGGTAGAAAAGGGAAATATAGATTCACTTAGTCTCATAAATACAATACCACCGCAAATAGTGTTATTTTTACTTAGTTTTATACCAGCTACATTAGTAGTATATTTTGGTCCAGATGCAGTGTCTGGAATGTTAAGTGTTATGAATGATAGTGTATTGCATGTATTTAATGTAATAGGAGCAATGTTACCAGCACTAGGTATTGCAATGAATTTAAAACTAATAGGAAACTCATTTACAATGCCATTTTTTGTACTAGGGATCATAATGTCAGTATACTTTAAACTTGATATAGTTATCATTTCTATAATAGGATTAGTAATCGCATTAACTGTAACTGCAATAAAAGGCAATAATTCATCACCTAATAATGCATAG
- a CDS encoding HAD-IIA family hydrolase — translation MLNKYLDIKEDERTLLKKIKCFILDLDGTVYLGNTLLDGSIEFLRILDGNNIKFKFFTNNSSKNAEFYIKKITNMGYDVKNDMMMISNEVIIDYIKREFQNKRVFVLGNEYLKKDFVNSNINIVEENADVVVAGFDTSLAYKNVSKACDFIRNGATFLAVNPDFNCPIENGFMPDCGSICSMITASTGVKPTFFGKPSPYTLNYILKNMELKEEEVAFVGDRLYTDIAIGKGNKAVTILVLTGETQMKDLKESEIQPTLIFNSLKEIGGIFNSINFDS, via the coding sequence ATGTTAAATAAATATTTAGATATAAAAGAAGATGAGAGAACATTATTAAAAAAAATAAAATGTTTTATTCTTGATTTAGATGGAACAGTATACCTAGGTAACACACTATTAGATGGATCTATAGAATTCCTAAGAATATTAGATGGAAATAATATAAAGTTTAAATTCTTTACAAACAATTCTTCAAAAAATGCTGAGTTTTATATAAAAAAAATAACTAATATGGGCTATGATGTAAAGAATGACATGATGATGATATCTAATGAAGTAATAATTGATTATATAAAAAGAGAATTTCAAAATAAAAGAGTATTTGTTTTAGGCAATGAATATTTAAAAAAAGATTTTGTGAATTCAAATATTAATATAGTAGAAGAAAATGCAGATGTGGTCGTAGCAGGATTTGATACTTCATTAGCCTATAAAAATGTTTCAAAAGCATGTGACTTTATTAGAAATGGAGCTACTTTCTTGGCGGTAAATCCAGATTTCAACTGTCCTATAGAAAATGGTTTTATGCCTGATTGCGGATCTATATGCTCAATGATTACTGCATCTACAGGAGTGAAACCTACATTTTTTGGTAAGCCGTCTCCTTATACTTTAAATTATATACTTAAGAATATGGAACTTAAAGAAGAAGAAGTCGCTTTTGTAGGAGATAGGTTATATACAGATATTGCTATAGGAAAAGGCAATAAGGCAGTTACAATTCTAGTCTTGACAGGGGAAACTCAAATGAAAGATCTAAAGGAATCTGAAATACAACCGACTTTAATATTTAATTCACTTAAGGAGATTGGAGGAATATTTAATAGTATAAATTTTGATAGTTAA
- a CDS encoding PTS system mannose/fructose/sorbose family transporter subunit IID, producing the protein MSNIKIIPENKSIDDNKTKVLDKRDVIKSWIRWFFFAQSNYNYERLQATAFAHSMLPVIKKLYKNNEDKKAAVQRHLAFFNTEPICGSVIHGITIAMEEEKASGNPINDEGFNAIKTGLMGPLAGVGDTLTQGIITPILLAICIGITNTKNIFGPIIFLIAQYVIMTSISLSLWMSGYNLGKKAVEQILQGGKINKVIETASVLGTLVMGGLVGRFITLQTNLSFNMGEVKFSLQTDLLDKLMPGLIPFALTLIVLKMVRRGTSPIKLMVVLILAGAILGVLGIF; encoded by the coding sequence ATGTCAAATATAAAGATTATACCTGAAAATAAATCAATTGATGATAATAAAACTAAAGTTTTAGATAAAAGAGATGTAATTAAGTCATGGATTAGATGGTTTTTTTTCGCACAATCAAATTATAATTACGAAAGATTACAAGCTACGGCTTTTGCACACTCCATGTTACCTGTAATAAAGAAATTATATAAAAATAACGAAGATAAAAAAGCAGCAGTACAAAGGCATTTAGCATTTTTTAATACAGAACCTATTTGTGGATCAGTTATACATGGTATTACTATAGCCATGGAAGAGGAGAAAGCTAGTGGTAATCCAATTAATGATGAAGGTTTTAATGCAATAAAAACAGGATTAATGGGGCCACTTGCAGGTGTTGGTGATACATTGACACAGGGAATTATTACACCTATTTTGCTTGCAATATGTATAGGAATTACAAATACTAAGAATATTTTTGGTCCAATTATATTTTTAATAGCTCAATATGTAATAATGACTAGTATTTCATTAAGTCTATGGATGAGTGGATATAATCTTGGTAAGAAAGCGGTAGAACAAATACTACAAGGTGGAAAAATTAATAAAGTTATTGAGACTGCATCAGTACTCGGAACTCTAGTAATGGGAGGGCTAGTTGGAAGATTCATTACTTTACAAACTAATTTAAGTTTTAATATGGGAGAAGTTAAATTTAGTTTGCAAACAGATTTATTAGATAAACTAATGCCTGGCTTGATACCGTTTGCACTAACATTAATTGTGTTAAAAATGGTAAGAAGAGGGACATCTCCAATTAAATTAATGGTTGTACTTATACTTGCAGGAGCTATTTTAGGAGTTTTAGGTATATTTTAA